A section of the Paenibacillus yonginensis genome encodes:
- a CDS encoding LamG-like jellyroll fold domain-containing protein, protein MKKTGYLFLSMLMALTPLWSISASSGSAAYSAAYAAETAAVETAAAGTPGSTGTASSASASAGIPDVKGTIYYVDSAAGSDANTGTSPDQAWKSLDKINATTFSPGDALLFKSGGVWNGQLWPKGSGTEGAPILIDRYGEGDLPVINGGGVERPYHQTGAVFLQNQEYWEIRHLEVTNDDDFDTDLVATTYKNGEPSNIRDGILVVLDTDKVPDGGNSVMHHIYISDCYIHDVDSPDEWPNEYKNASFNGGIMFYVIGSLKPNMTFDDVRIERNFIKHVDLLGIANFNYTTKTDFQDEIGGYGLWQTNIYIGHNYLQDIAQGGIDLCDAKDAVVEYNVLDGWMKRYNAQAAGIYPWKSWNVVFQNNEVYGGPTTTDATNGDGTAFDFDSPNINIVYQYNYTHDNPMGWMSYLGRSANNIARYNISDDDGEYLIKFGWFGPDSSPAYFLNNVFIYDGQKTAFTNRNDDIGAYFNQVPYYFYNNVFYDKTGPSPSTWAASPDDYGTGKFSHNVFYSANGFTATGLPEDPHKITADPGFVNPGQAPSAGPNGVLSGATVWDGYKLQESSPLVDAGIYVPQLGDKDFYGNPLYYGEAPDIGIQEVQQGDRVTPENPPEIVNLALGKKVTTDFTSTTPYAAGSITDGLPSTYWTSSTNKEQSITIDLGEESTFNSIKAEEYVTTPPETGNYRPFQPAVGSYSYDYWNGTDWVSFYEGYGIGASHTAVFEPVTASQIRMTLHQAANAPSLAEIAVYNDPGAKGDPAGTAPEQPEPAQVDVVAHYTFDNVRSNSSEVKDSSGSGLNATKSASVDIINNDSYKGRALRFGNNGSAPDSYISIPDSEQLKRSSYTISMWVKPDDYGLSAPAANGAEVLYSKGDNANEMYSATLLTDAPAGGFQNPFILADQDGTKGARWYPTTLGPSSDLTVPAGKWSQVVQSYDRHTYKIYINGELVMSMPVSKEGADLFANNKPLLLGNQSTAAEGKNPYYGLMDEVLILSGALTDEQVTQLYNGKLKFNH, encoded by the coding sequence TTGAAGAAAACTGGTTATTTATTCCTGTCCATGCTGATGGCTTTAACCCCTCTGTGGAGCATTTCCGCTTCCAGCGGATCTGCCGCTTATTCTGCCGCTTATGCTGCCGAGACAGCTGCAGTCGAAACGGCGGCGGCAGGAACACCCGGATCGACCGGAACAGCCTCCTCCGCCTCTGCGTCTGCCGGCATTCCGGACGTGAAGGGAACCATCTATTATGTGGACTCTGCGGCAGGCAGCGATGCCAATACCGGAACCAGTCCGGACCAAGCCTGGAAATCCCTCGATAAAATCAACGCCACCACCTTCTCGCCGGGCGACGCCCTGCTGTTCAAATCCGGCGGCGTATGGAACGGCCAGCTGTGGCCGAAAGGCTCCGGCACCGAAGGGGCGCCGATTCTTATCGACCGGTACGGCGAAGGCGATCTGCCGGTGATCAACGGCGGCGGTGTGGAGCGTCCTTACCACCAGACCGGGGCTGTTTTTCTGCAGAACCAGGAATATTGGGAGATCCGCCACCTGGAAGTAACCAACGACGACGACTTTGATACCGACCTGGTCGCAACGACTTACAAGAACGGCGAACCCTCGAACATCCGCGACGGCATTCTGGTCGTGCTGGACACCGATAAAGTGCCTGACGGCGGCAATAGCGTCATGCACCATATCTACATCAGCGACTGCTACATTCATGATGTAGACAGCCCTGACGAATGGCCCAACGAATATAAGAACGCCTCGTTTAACGGCGGGATCATGTTCTACGTGATCGGTTCCCTGAAGCCAAACATGACGTTTGACGACGTCCGCATTGAACGCAACTTTATCAAACATGTCGATCTGCTTGGCATCGCCAACTTCAACTACACGACCAAAACCGACTTCCAGGACGAAATCGGCGGATACGGCCTGTGGCAGACAAACATTTATATCGGACACAACTATTTGCAGGACATCGCCCAAGGCGGCATCGACCTGTGCGACGCCAAAGACGCCGTAGTCGAATACAACGTGCTGGACGGCTGGATGAAACGTTATAACGCTCAGGCTGCGGGTATTTACCCTTGGAAATCCTGGAACGTTGTGTTCCAGAACAACGAGGTATACGGCGGTCCAACCACCACGGACGCCACCAACGGGGATGGCACCGCTTTTGACTTTGATTCCCCGAACATCAATATCGTTTATCAATACAACTACACGCATGACAACCCGATGGGCTGGATGTCTTATCTGGGCCGCAGCGCCAACAACATCGCCCGCTATAATATCAGCGACGATGACGGTGAATACCTGATCAAGTTTGGCTGGTTCGGACCGGACTCTTCACCTGCCTATTTCCTGAACAACGTGTTTATCTATGATGGCCAAAAAACCGCATTCACCAACCGGAACGATGACATCGGGGCTTATTTCAATCAAGTGCCGTATTATTTCTACAACAATGTGTTCTACGACAAAACCGGTCCATCGCCGTCTACCTGGGCTGCTTCCCCAGATGATTACGGCACGGGCAAATTCAGCCATAACGTGTTCTATTCGGCTAACGGATTTACGGCTACCGGCCTACCGGAGGATCCGCATAAAATCACCGCCGATCCCGGTTTTGTGAACCCCGGCCAGGCGCCTAGCGCTGGTCCAAACGGGGTGCTGAGCGGCGCGACCGTCTGGGACGGCTACAAGCTGCAGGAAAGCTCGCCGCTGGTTGACGCCGGCATCTACGTGCCGCAGCTCGGCGACAAGGATTTCTACGGAAATCCGCTTTATTATGGAGAAGCGCCGGACATCGGCATACAGGAAGTGCAGCAGGGAGACCGGGTTACGCCGGAGAATCCGCCGGAAATCGTGAACCTGGCTTTGGGAAAAAAGGTGACCACCGACTTTACGAGCACAACGCCTTACGCAGCCGGTTCCATCACGGACGGCCTGCCGAGCACGTATTGGACGTCAAGCACAAATAAGGAGCAGTCGATTACGATTGATTTAGGAGAGGAATCCACCTTTAACTCCATCAAAGCAGAGGAGTATGTGACCACTCCGCCGGAGACGGGCAATTACCGCCCCTTCCAGCCTGCCGTCGGCTCCTACAGCTATGACTACTGGAATGGAACGGACTGGGTGTCTTTTTATGAGGGTTATGGCATCGGCGCCAGTCATACCGCGGTATTTGAACCGGTGACCGCAAGCCAAATCAGAATGACCCTGCATCAAGCGGCCAATGCCCCTTCTCTCGCTGAAATCGCCGTATATAACGATCCTGGAGCTAAAGGCGATCCAGCCGGCACAGCCCCGGAACAGCCAGAACCGGCACAAGTGGACGTGGTTGCCCATTACACCTTTGACAATGTCCGCAGCAACAGCAGCGAGGTGAAGGACAGCTCAGGGAGCGGACTGAACGCCACCAAATCGGCTTCGGTCGATATTATTAATAATGACAGCTACAAGGGACGTGCGCTCCGCTTCGGTAATAACGGTTCAGCGCCGGACAGCTACATTTCCATTCCGGATAGTGAACAGTTGAAACGAAGCTCATATACGATTTCGATGTGGGTCAAACCGGATGATTACGGATTGTCCGCTCCAGCGGCGAACGGTGCCGAGGTGCTGTATTCCAAAGGTGACAATGCCAATGAAATGTACAGCGCCACGCTGCTGACCGACGCCCCGGCCGGCGGCTTCCAGAATCCGTTCATCCTGGCGGACCAAGACGGAACTAAAGGCGCCCGCTGGTATCCGACAACGCTTGGCCCGAGCTCCGATCTGACCGTCCCGGCGGGAAAATGGAGCCAGGTCGTACAGTCTTATGACCGTCACACGTATAAGATTTATATCAACGGCGAACTCGTCATGTCCATGCCCGTGTCTAAGGAAGGCGCTGACTTGTTTGCCAATAACAAACCGCTGCTGCTCGGCAATCAGTCTACGGCGGCCGAAGGCAAAAATCCTTATTACGGCCTGATGGACGAAGTCCTCATCCTCAGCGGCGCTCTGACGGATGAGCAGGTTACACAGCTGTATAACGGGAAATTGAAATTCAACCATTAA
- a CDS encoding SDR family oxidoreductase gives MNVFVTGATGWIGSATVDELLRAGYKVVGLARSDASAALLEAKGAAALRGDLDDLDSLRRGAAGAEAVIHLANKHDWANPAESDRAERAAVETLAETLAGTDRPFIVANGISGLVEGRMVLETDPSPAVGADSDRGGAENLALDYVNRGVRTIITRFAPSVHGTGDWGFIHFLISAARKQGVSGYIGDGSNVWSAVHQSDAARLIRLGLEKAPAGSRLHAIAEEAITTRVIAEAIGRAFDIPVASIAEEDADGHFGFVGSFFNLSMTGSSERTRELLGWRPTGPTLIEDIMAGAYKEAGQQ, from the coding sequence ATGAATGTATTTGTTACCGGAGCAACCGGCTGGATTGGATCAGCCACTGTAGATGAACTGCTGCGAGCCGGCTACAAGGTAGTCGGATTAGCTCGGTCGGATGCCTCTGCGGCACTGCTTGAAGCAAAAGGGGCAGCGGCTTTGCGCGGGGATCTTGATGATCTTGACTCCCTTCGCCGGGGGGCGGCTGGGGCCGAAGCGGTCATTCATCTGGCCAACAAACACGACTGGGCCAATCCGGCAGAGTCGGACCGCGCTGAGCGCGCGGCAGTCGAAACTCTTGCCGAAACCTTGGCCGGTACCGACCGGCCTTTTATAGTCGCTAATGGCATCTCCGGGTTGGTTGAGGGCCGGATGGTGCTGGAAACCGATCCTTCGCCGGCTGTCGGTGCGGACTCCGATCGGGGAGGCGCCGAGAATCTCGCTCTCGATTACGTCAATCGTGGAGTGCGGACTATCATCACCAGATTTGCCCCATCGGTCCACGGGACTGGAGACTGGGGATTCATCCATTTCCTGATTTCCGCTGCGCGCAAGCAAGGCGTGTCCGGGTACATCGGTGACGGTTCCAACGTTTGGTCCGCCGTACACCAATCCGATGCCGCCCGTCTCATTCGGCTGGGACTCGAGAAAGCGCCCGCCGGTTCACGCTTGCATGCAATCGCAGAAGAAGCCATCACTACCCGGGTGATCGCCGAAGCCATCGGGCGCGCCTTCGACATTCCGGTTGCCTCGATCGCGGAGGAAGATGCCGATGGGCACTTCGGATTTGTCGGCAGTTTCTTTAATTTGTCCATGACCGGATCCAGCGAACGCACACGGGAACTGCTCGGATGGAGACCAACCGGCCCTACTCTAATTGAGGACATCATGGCCGGAGCCTACAAAGAAGCCGGACAGCAATGA
- a CDS encoding TetR/AcrR family transcriptional regulator, producing the protein MNTEHAHGGRPRSEEARAAILNAVDDLLVEIGYAAMTMKGIAERAGVSRQTVYRWWSHKAEILFEASAADAEEELSIDPAGDKLSDLTAYLEALVRFLAHSPAGAAYRALLGEAQHDSAVAELLSVKDLLGDSARVVLERMFGQDELPVPLDQATALLIGPSFFWILSGRNPAQLVPRKLAADFLQDLQSRQSP; encoded by the coding sequence ATGAATACAGAACATGCTCATGGCGGCCGCCCTCGAAGCGAGGAGGCCAGGGCGGCAATTTTGAATGCGGTCGATGATCTTTTGGTCGAAATCGGCTATGCGGCAATGACGATGAAGGGCATCGCTGAAAGGGCTGGAGTGTCCCGCCAAACCGTTTATCGGTGGTGGTCGCACAAAGCGGAAATTCTATTTGAAGCCAGCGCAGCTGATGCCGAAGAAGAGCTTTCGATTGACCCTGCAGGGGATAAACTTAGCGATCTTACGGCCTATTTGGAAGCGCTTGTCCGCTTTCTTGCACACTCCCCGGCAGGCGCCGCTTATCGGGCGCTTTTGGGCGAAGCGCAGCACGATTCTGCCGTGGCGGAACTTCTATCCGTGAAGGACCTCCTTGGCGATAGCGCCCGGGTTGTGCTTGAGCGTATGTTCGGACAAGATGAGCTTCCGGTCCCGCTTGATCAGGCCACTGCTTTGTTGATCGGACCGAGCTTTTTCTGGATTTTGAGCGGACGCAATCCTGCTCAGCTCGTTCCGCGGAAACTGGCTGCGGACTTCCTTCAAGACCTCCAGTCACGCCAGTCGCCTTGA
- a CDS encoding peptidyl-prolyl cis-trans isomerase, with the protein MNLNRNSRRGKRRLMLAAAVILLAAAGGTAAALSPALTGWASSEKPAGAAAAAPGEDAVILTVDGEPVTAQEYRLLMNREKSAVTNAFNAKYGAEDQPDYWTHDFGGETPLQALKQRTDKAAAESKTIQRLAREQGLIGDISFSRLLADWQTLNRQRSQNLQTKQPVYGLASFTLDQYYDYYMSHLKQQLQEKLGASRLKPAEQDIKAYYDAHPQLFQSRDEYAVQLISIPYGEADKTSAWQEANRVLQFLDAGKSPAEAALQAKDAAFSKQTLKAASASEASGSSDPSAPVPESGSGGSGIIFQTHDLFTSAAANLQPGHHSSVLDDGSSYILLQLDSVRRNQPTPLEEVQDQIQEQLLRDHFDAYIRSAVQAAKVNIQPTSYDAISL; encoded by the coding sequence ATGAACCTGAATCGAAATTCCCGGCGCGGCAAGCGGCGGCTGATGCTGGCCGCCGCCGTCATTCTGCTCGCTGCTGCCGGCGGTACAGCAGCGGCCTTATCCCCCGCGCTGACCGGCTGGGCCAGCAGCGAAAAACCCGCCGGAGCCGCAGCGGCTGCCCCTGGCGAAGACGCCGTCATTCTGACGGTGGACGGCGAGCCGGTCACGGCTCAGGAATACCGGCTGCTGATGAACCGCGAGAAAAGCGCGGTGACCAATGCCTTCAACGCCAAATACGGCGCTGAAGACCAGCCGGATTACTGGACCCATGACTTCGGCGGGGAGACCCCGCTGCAGGCCTTGAAGCAGCGGACCGACAAAGCCGCCGCCGAAAGCAAAACTATTCAGCGGCTGGCCCGGGAGCAGGGCCTGATCGGCGATATCTCCTTCTCCCGCCTTCTGGCCGACTGGCAGACGCTGAACCGGCAGCGCAGCCAGAATCTGCAGACCAAGCAGCCTGTCTACGGCTTGGCTTCTTTTACACTTGACCAATATTACGATTACTACATGAGCCATCTGAAGCAGCAGCTTCAGGAGAAGCTTGGAGCAAGCAGGCTGAAGCCGGCGGAACAAGACATTAAAGCTTATTATGATGCTCACCCGCAGCTGTTTCAAAGCCGGGATGAATATGCTGTTCAGTTGATCAGCATTCCTTACGGGGAAGCGGACAAAACATCTGCTTGGCAGGAGGCAAACCGGGTCCTACAGTTTCTGGATGCAGGTAAATCCCCGGCAGAAGCAGCTTTGCAGGCCAAAGACGCTGCCTTCAGCAAGCAGACGCTTAAGGCGGCGAGCGCGAGCGAAGCCAGCGGCAGCTCCGATCCGTCTGCCCCCGTTCCGGAAAGCGGCTCCGGCGGGAGCGGGATTATTTTTCAGACCCACGACCTTTTCACTTCCGCCGCAGCCAACCTGCAGCCTGGCCACCATTCCTCCGTCTTGGACGACGGCTCAAGCTATATCCTGCTGCAATTGGATTCCGTACGGAGAAACCAGCCCACTCCTTTGGAGGAAGTGCAGGATCAAATTCAGGAGCAGCTGCTCCGCGACCATTTCGATGCTTATATCCGTTCTGCCGTACAAGCCGCGAAAGTGAACATTCAGCCAACCTCTTACGACGCAATCTCTTTATGA
- a CDS encoding SDR family NAD(P)-dependent oxidoreductase: protein MNNNPREHIALITGANAGIGLELTRKLLAEDWQVIALTRSDFPSDDKQIGQAAAKGQLRVYKTANLADYAGLHKTIKTIKEKERRIDVLFNNAGGSFSELSYSSQGRELHYELMTVVPYILLNELKELIASSHFKTVINTSSSALNFTKKFNLEILEHPKTFRKLLGPYSASKLALSLWTEAVAPQLAKDQIKIRSVDPGSNNTLRKGKNSGLPLLVKALMKLFFPPPTQGAGRLYEGAFGEHREETGVFLMKGQIAELKFRDQANAVLERVHTIYQQDYLQIQS, encoded by the coding sequence ATGAATAACAACCCGCGTGAACATATCGCATTGATAACAGGCGCAAACGCCGGGATCGGCCTTGAGTTAACCCGAAAGCTGCTGGCGGAGGATTGGCAGGTAATTGCTTTGACCCGCTCCGACTTTCCGTCAGACGATAAGCAGATCGGGCAAGCGGCCGCAAAAGGGCAGCTGCGGGTTTATAAGACGGCAAATCTTGCCGATTACGCCGGCTTACACAAGACGATCAAAACGATCAAAGAAAAAGAGCGGCGGATCGATGTCTTATTTAACAACGCCGGCGGCTCCTTTTCGGAGCTGAGCTACTCCAGTCAGGGACGCGAGCTGCATTATGAGCTGATGACGGTTGTGCCTTATATCCTGTTGAACGAATTAAAGGAACTTATCGCAAGCAGCCATTTTAAAACGGTTATCAACACTTCCTCTTCAGCACTGAATTTTACAAAAAAGTTTAACCTTGAAATCCTGGAGCACCCCAAAACGTTCCGCAAGCTGCTGGGCCCATACTCAGCTTCCAAACTGGCCCTCTCGCTGTGGACAGAAGCTGTTGCTCCTCAACTGGCCAAGGACCAAATCAAGATCCGCAGCGTTGATCCGGGCAGCAACAATACGTTAAGAAAAGGGAAAAATTCCGGCCTGCCTCTCCTGGTTAAAGCTTTGATGAAGCTGTTTTTCCCGCCGCCCACGCAAGGAGCCGGCAGATTGTACGAGGGCGCTTTCGGGGAACACCGGGAGGAAACAGGCGTGTTTCTGATGAAGGGCCAGATTGCCGAATTAAAATTCAGAGATCAAGCAAACGCTGTCCTGGAAAGAGTCCATACGATTTATCAACAGGATTATTTGCAAATACAAAGTTAA
- a CDS encoding alpha-L-fucosidase, with protein sequence MAISIREAARVKPAPRQLAWQSLEFYAFIHFTVNTFTDREWGLGDESPVLFQPTELDARQWVAACKSAGMKALILTCKHHDGFCLWPSAVTEHSVKNSPWRGGHGDLVREVSDACREAGLKFGIYLSPWDRHEPSYGDSDAYNNFFAKQLTELLTGYGELFSVWFDGACGEGPNGKRQVYDWDRYYAMIREHQPNAVISVCGPDVRWCGNEAGHTRTSEWSVVPASLQDNEKIQEKSQSEDDGIFASRINSDEDDLGSRSIIEKAEALVWYPAEVNTSIRPGWFYHASENDKVKSPDELMELYERTVGGNSAFLLNLPPDRRGLIHEQDVRSLAGLGERIRRLYSRNLAANAAVKTSASLDAEHGGPAVFSAADTYWSAPEGAEQAELEFDLGGTQTFNRIVLQEHISVGQRVEAFRIEVLEDEEVLEVGNVNRDTTADEMSKSERARANESEACWRPIYKGTVIGYKHICRFPPVAARRIRLVIEQSRWCPTLQTFEVYHYTLT encoded by the coding sequence ATGGCCATTTCTATTCGGGAAGCTGCCCGGGTCAAGCCGGCTCCGCGCCAGCTGGCCTGGCAGTCCCTAGAATTTTACGCTTTTATCCACTTCACCGTGAACACGTTCACGGACCGGGAATGGGGACTCGGCGACGAGTCTCCCGTCTTGTTTCAACCGACTGAGCTGGATGCCCGCCAGTGGGTGGCGGCCTGCAAATCGGCCGGCATGAAAGCCTTGATCCTGACCTGCAAACACCATGACGGCTTCTGCTTATGGCCCAGCGCGGTAACCGAGCATTCGGTGAAGAACAGCCCTTGGCGGGGCGGCCACGGCGATCTGGTCCGTGAAGTATCGGATGCCTGCCGGGAAGCCGGACTGAAATTCGGCATCTATCTCTCTCCGTGGGACCGGCACGAGCCGAGCTATGGGGATTCAGATGCCTATAACAACTTCTTCGCCAAGCAGTTAACCGAGCTGCTGACCGGCTACGGCGAGCTGTTCAGCGTCTGGTTTGACGGCGCCTGCGGCGAAGGCCCGAACGGCAAACGGCAGGTCTATGACTGGGACCGCTATTACGCCATGATCCGTGAGCATCAGCCGAATGCCGTTATATCGGTTTGTGGGCCGGATGTGCGCTGGTGCGGCAATGAAGCCGGACATACCCGCACCTCCGAATGGAGCGTGGTGCCCGCAAGCCTGCAGGATAACGAGAAAATCCAGGAGAAGTCGCAGTCCGAGGATGACGGGATCTTTGCTTCCCGCATCAATTCTGATGAAGACGATCTTGGCAGCCGCAGCATTATCGAGAAGGCGGAGGCGCTAGTATGGTATCCGGCCGAAGTGAATACCTCTATCCGTCCCGGCTGGTTCTACCATGCTTCGGAGAATGACAAGGTCAAATCGCCGGATGAGCTGATGGAGCTGTACGAGCGGACGGTTGGCGGCAACTCCGCTTTCCTGCTCAACCTGCCGCCGGACCGCCGGGGGCTCATTCACGAGCAGGATGTGCGCAGCCTGGCCGGGCTCGGCGAACGCATTCGCAGGCTGTACAGCCGCAATCTGGCAGCGAATGCGGCGGTCAAAACCTCCGCCAGTCTTGACGCCGAGCATGGTGGCCCGGCGGTCTTTAGCGCTGCGGATACCTACTGGTCGGCACCCGAAGGAGCCGAGCAGGCTGAACTGGAATTTGATCTTGGCGGGACACAAACGTTTAACCGGATCGTATTGCAGGAGCATATTTCGGTAGGGCAGCGGGTTGAAGCTTTCCGGATCGAGGTTTTAGAGGACGAGGAAGTTCTTGAGGTCGGAAATGTGAACAGAGATACAACGGCGGATGAGATGTCCAAGAGCGAGCGAGCGCGAGCCAACGAATCAGAAGCCTGCTGGCGGCCGATTTATAAAGGTACGGTGATCGGCTACAAGCATATCTGCCGCTTCCCACCTGTCGCGGCACGCCGGATTCGTCTCGTCATTGAGCAGTCCCGCTGGTGCCCGACCCTGCAGACGTTTGAGGTGTATCATTATACTCTAACTTAA
- a CDS encoding glycoside hydrolase family 35 protein: MSGALHYFRVVPDYWRDRLLKLKACGLNTVETYIPWNLHEPKEGTFNFEGMADVVSFLTLAGELGLHVIVRPSPYICAEWEFGGLPAWLLADSNVRLRSNDPVYLSKVEAYYDVLLPLLRPLQCTNGGPIIAMQIENEYGSYGNDKAYLQAVKKAMQERGIDVLLFTSDGPEDFMLQGGTIPGVLATVNFGSHPKEAFAKLREYQPDAPLMVMEFWNGWFDHWMEEHHTRTADDTAQTIADILESGASFNLYMFHGGTNFGFYNGANHINAYEPTVGSYDYNALLSEHGVPTDKYFAVREVITRFAELPPLSLPDPIPTADYGQVALTESAALFDSLEELSSPVYRSSPEPMEKLGQTYGFILYSTTIPGPRQEMELVLQQVSDRALVYGNGRYLGTIERWSPSALPLSVPPEGLKLDILVENMGRINYGPLLRDPKGITEGVRHGNQFLYGWTIHPLPLEYASLGKLEFAPVPGNDTAADQGAGSEIGGTAERPAFYRGTFEVQEKADTFLRLDGWTKGVAYVNGFNLGRYWNAGPQRTLYIPAPLLKKGRNELVVFELHGCARPEVRLADQPDLG; the protein is encoded by the coding sequence ATGTCCGGCGCGCTCCACTATTTTCGGGTCGTTCCGGATTACTGGCGGGACCGCCTGCTCAAGCTGAAGGCCTGCGGGTTGAACACGGTGGAAACCTATATCCCTTGGAATCTGCACGAGCCTAAGGAAGGAACGTTTAACTTTGAAGGTATGGCCGATGTGGTGTCTTTCCTTACTCTGGCCGGGGAGCTGGGCCTGCATGTCATTGTAAGGCCAAGTCCTTACATCTGCGCCGAGTGGGAGTTCGGCGGCCTTCCGGCCTGGCTGCTGGCCGATTCCAATGTGCGGCTGCGCTCGAACGATCCGGTTTACCTGAGCAAAGTGGAGGCTTATTACGATGTGCTGCTTCCGCTGCTGCGTCCCCTGCAGTGCACAAACGGCGGGCCGATTATCGCGATGCAAATTGAAAACGAATACGGCAGCTACGGCAACGACAAAGCGTATTTGCAGGCCGTCAAGAAAGCGATGCAGGAGCGCGGCATCGACGTGCTGCTGTTCACGTCCGACGGTCCCGAGGACTTTATGCTCCAGGGCGGCACAATTCCAGGCGTGCTGGCTACGGTAAACTTCGGCTCCCATCCGAAGGAAGCTTTCGCCAAGCTGCGCGAATATCAGCCGGATGCTCCCTTGATGGTGATGGAATTCTGGAACGGCTGGTTCGACCACTGGATGGAGGAGCACCATACGCGGACCGCGGATGATACGGCCCAGACCATTGCCGACATTCTGGAAAGCGGAGCTTCCTTTAATCTGTATATGTTCCACGGCGGCACCAATTTTGGCTTCTATAACGGGGCCAATCATATCAACGCCTATGAGCCGACCGTCGGCAGCTACGACTATAATGCGCTGCTGAGCGAACACGGGGTGCCGACGGACAAATATTTTGCGGTCCGTGAAGTCATAACGCGGTTTGCAGAGCTTCCTCCTCTTTCGCTGCCCGACCCGATTCCTACTGCGGATTACGGGCAGGTGGCTTTGACGGAAAGCGCTGCGCTGTTTGACTCGCTGGAGGAGCTGTCCTCCCCCGTGTACCGCTCTTCGCCGGAGCCGATGGAGAAGCTGGGACAGACGTACGGATTTATCCTGTATTCCACGACGATCCCCGGCCCCCGCCAAGAAATGGAGCTTGTGCTTCAGCAGGTCAGCGACCGGGCCCTTGTATACGGCAACGGGCGTTATTTAGGCACGATCGAACGCTGGTCACCGTCAGCACTGCCGCTGTCTGTTCCGCCTGAGGGACTCAAGCTCGATATTCTCGTGGAAAATATGGGCCGCATCAACTACGGGCCGCTGCTGCGAGACCCGAAGGGCATCACGGAAGGGGTTCGCCACGGCAACCAATTCCTGTATGGCTGGACGATCCATCCGCTGCCGCTGGAATATGCATCGCTGGGCAAGCTGGAATTTGCGCCGGTTCCGGGCAACGATACTGCCGCCGATCAAGGCGCAGGCAGCGAGATCGGGGGGACGGCGGAGCGGCCGGCGTTTTACCGCGGCACCTTCGAAGTTCAGGAGAAGGCCGATACCTTCCTGCGGCTGGACGGCTGGACGAAAGGCGTCGCCTACGTGAACGGCTTTAATCTCGGCCGTTACTGGAACGCGGGACCGCAGCGGACCTTGTACATCCCCGCCCCCCTGCTGAAGAAAGGGCGCAATGAGCTTGTCGTCTTTGAACTGCACGGCTGCGCGCGGCCTGAGGTCCGCTTGGCGGATCAGCCGGATCTAGGTTAG
- a CDS encoding MerR family transcriptional regulator has translation MKEELAYGIKQTSRLTGIPEDTIRYYEKISLLPRIERKENGHRVYRQEDIQTIRLLSCLKKTGMPLEEMRPFLEVSANADPAEYPELVELLRGHRENIVSQIASLQQVVDFIDMKLEEGRYRGDCLDETLAEEGRGETEREARSISPVQMSYFPVTSAKDHAI, from the coding sequence ATGAAAGAAGAACTGGCTTACGGAATAAAGCAGACCTCCAGGCTTACCGGGATTCCTGAAGATACGATCCGTTATTATGAGAAAATATCGCTGCTTCCCCGCATTGAACGCAAAGAGAACGGGCACCGCGTCTACCGGCAGGAGGATATTCAAACGATCCGCCTGTTGTCCTGCCTGAAGAAAACCGGGATGCCGCTCGAAGAAATGCGGCCTTTTCTGGAGGTTTCGGCGAATGCTGACCCGGCGGAGTATCCTGAGCTGGTGGAGCTCCTGAGAGGCCACCGGGAGAATATTGTCAGCCAAATCGCATCCCTGCAGCAGGTAGTCGATTTTATCGATATGAAGCTGGAGGAAGGGAGGTACCGGGGAGACTGTCTTGATGAAACGCTGGCGGAAGAAGGACGGGGAGAGACGGAAAGGGAAGCAAGGTCCATTTCCCCGGTTCAGATGAGCTATTTTCCGGTAACGTCTGCAAAGGACCATGCAATTTAA